Proteins from one Telopea speciosissima isolate NSW1024214 ecotype Mountain lineage chromosome 1, Tspe_v1, whole genome shotgun sequence genomic window:
- the LOC122640469 gene encoding glutamate synthase [NADH], amyloplastic-like isoform X2 gives MYCIDTADMANIHSRFSTNTFPSWDRAQPLRVLGHNGEINTLRGNVNWMKAREGLLKCKELALSKNEMKKLLPIVDASSSDSGAFDGVLELLVRAGRSLPEAVMMMIPEAWQNDKTMDPERKALYEYFSALMEPWDGPALISFTDGRYLGATLDRNGLRPGRFYITHSGRVIMASEVGVVDIPPEDVCRKGRLNPGMMLLVDFEKHIVVDDEALKKQYSLAKPYGEWLSRQKIELKDIVDSVPESNRVPPALSGAVPASGHDESMESMGIHGLLAPLKAFGYTVEALEMLLLPMAKDGTEALGSMGNDAPLAVLSNREKLTFEYFKQMFAQVTNPPIDPIREKIVTSMECMIGPEGDLTETTEEQCHRLSLKGPLLSIGEMEAIKKMNYRDWRSKVLDITYSKSCGRRGLEETLDRICLDARNAIKEGYTTLVLSDRAFSPNRVAVSSLLAVGAVHHHLVSKLERTRIGLIVESAEPREVHHFCTLVGFGADAICPYLAIETIWRLQIDGKIPPKANGEFHSKEDLVKKYFKASNYGMMKVLAKMGISTLASYKGAQIFEALGLSSEVIQKCFNGTPSRVEGATFEMLAQDALQLHELAFPTRVLPPGSAEAVALPNPGDYHWRKDGEVHLNDPLAIAKLQEAARANSVAAYKEYSKHIQELNKSCNLRGMLKFKESEFNVPLDEVEPASEIVKRFCTGAMSYGSISLEAHTTLAIAMNRIGGKSNTGEGGENPSRMQPLPDGSMNSKRSAIKQVASGRFGVSSFYLTNADELQIKMAQGAKPGEGGELPGHKVIGDIAVTRNSTAGVGLISPPPHHDIYSIEDLAQLIHDLKNSNPGARISVKLVSEAGVGVIASGVVKGHADHVLISGHDGGTGASRWTGIKNAGLPWELGLAETHQTLVANDLRGRTTLQTDGQLKTGRDVAIAALLGAEEFGFSTAPLITLGCIMMRKCHKNTCPVGIATQDPVLREKFAGEPEHVINFFFMLAEEVREIMSQLGFRSINEMVGRSDMLEIDKEVIKNNEKLENIDLSLLLRPAADIRPEVAQFCIQKQDHGLDLALDQKLISLSKAALEEGLPVYIEMSIQNVNRAVGTMLSHEVTKRYHMSGLPADRIHIKLSGSAGQSLGAFLCPGIMLELEGDSNDYVGKGLSGGKIVVYPPIESTFDPKENIVIGNVALYGATSGEAYFNGMAAERFCVRNSGARAVVEGVGDHGCEYMTGGVVVVLGKTGRNFAAGMSGGIAYVLDVDEKFQTRCNLELVDLDKVEDEEDIMTLRMLIQQHQRHTDSKLAREVLADFENLLPKFVKVFPRDYKWVLANMKAEKANKEAEERAARESEEQDEVELMEKDAFEELKKLAAASLNGNASQVAQEELVKRPTRVADAVKHRGFVAYERESNSYRDPNARINDWKEVMEESKPGELLKTQSARCMDCGTPFCHQDNSGCPLGNKIPEFNELVYQNRWREALDRLLETNNFPEFTGRVCPAPCEGSCVLGIIENPVSIKSIECSIIDKAFEEGWMVPQPPPVRTGKRVAIVGSGPAGLAAADQLNKMGHLVTVFERADRIGGLMMYGVPNMKADKMEVVQRRVNLMAEEGVNFVVNASVGTDPLYSLEHLRAENDAIVLALGATKPRDLPVPGRELTGIHFAMEFLHANTKSLLDSNLQDRNYISAKGKRVVVLGGGDTGTDCIGTSIRHGCSSIINLEILPQPPQTRAPGNPWPQWPRIFRVDYGHQEAAAKFGKDPRTFEVMTKRFVGDDSGAVKGLEVVQVRWEKDASGKFQFKEVEGSEEIIESDLILLALGFLGPESTIADQLHLERDNRSNLKSEFGQFSTNVEGVFAAGDCRRGQSLVVWAISEGRKAASQVDKYLMREEDMDLSIATDKGDAINNSRLTVRT, from the exons ATGTATTGCATTGACACCGCAGATATGGCAAAT ATTCACTCCAGGTTCTCAACAAACACTTTTCCTAGCTGGGACCGTGCTCAACCCTTGCGTGTCCTGGGCCACAATGGGGAGATCAACACTCTTCGAGGCAATGTAAACTG GATGAAGGCACGTGAAGGTCTTCTTAAGTGCAAGGAGCTTGCATTGTCGAAGAATGAGATGAAGAAGCTTTTACCTATTGTGGATGCTAGCTCGTCTGATTCAG GGGCTTTTGATGGTGTCCTGGAGCTTCTGGTTCGAGCTGGCAGAAGCCTTCCTGAAGCGGTCATGATGATGATCCCTGAAGCATGGCAAAATGACAAGACTATGGATCCTGAGAGGAAGGCCTTGTATGAGTATTTCTCAGCTCTTATGGAGCCATGGGATGGGCCTGCTCTTATTTCAT TTACTGATGGCCGTTATCTTGGAGCCACATTGGATCGAAATGGACTGCGACCTGGTCGCTTTTACATTACTCATAGTGGGCGTGTTATCATGGCAAGTGAAGTGGGTGTTGTGGACATTCCACCTGAAGATGTGTGTCGGAAAGGAAGACTGAACCCTGGAATGATGCTTTTAGTAGATTTTGAGAAGCATATTGTCGTAGATGATGAGGCCCTGAAAAAGcagtattctcttgcaaagccATATGGCGAGTGGCTCAGTAGACAGAAGATAGAACTGAAAGATATAGTTGATTCTGTTCCTGAGTCTAACAGGGTTCCACCAGCACTGTCCGGAGCAGTGCCA GCTTCTGGCCATGATGAGAGCATGGAGAGCATGGGTATTCATGGTCTGTTGGCTCCACTGAAGGCTTTTGG TTACACAGTTGAAGCCTTGGAAATGCTGTTACTTCCCATGGCCAAAGATGGAACTGAGGCCCTTGGCTCAATGGGAAATGATGCTCCTCTGGCTGTTCTGTCAAACAGGGAGAAGCTCACATTTGAGTATTTCAAGCAGATGTTTGCTCAGGTAACGAACCCACCAATCGATCCAATCCGGGAGAAGATAGTCACCTCTATGGAGTGCATGATTGGCCCAGAAGGTGATCTGACAGAGACTACTGAAGAACAGTGCCATCGCCTCTCACTGAAAGGGCCTCTCCTATCCATTGGAGAAATGGAGGCAATAAAAAAGATGAACTACAGAGATTGGCGGAGCAAGGTGCTTGACATTACTTATTCTAAAAGTTGTGGTAGGAGAGGTTTGGAGGAGACATTGGATAGGATCTGCCTTGATGCACGTAATGCGATCAAGGAAGGTTATACCACGCTGGTGCTTTCGGATCGAG CTTTTTCACCAAATCGTGTTGCTGTAAGCTCCCTATTAGCTGTTGGTGCTGTCCATCACCATTTAGTCTCAAAACTTGAGCGAACTCGAATCGGTTTAATAGTTGAATCTGCTGAGCCACGTGAAGTGCACCACTTCTGTACCCTGGTTGGATTTGGTGCTGATGCTATATGCCCATACTTGGCCATAGAAACCATTTGGAGACTGCAGATTGATGGGAAGATCCCGCCTAAAGCAAATGGTGAGTTCCACTCTAAGGAGGACctggtgaagaaatactttaaagCAAGCAACTATGGAATGATGAAGGTTCTTGCGAAAATGGGAATATCGACTTTGGCCTCTTATAAGGGTGCTCAGATTTTTGAGGCTCTAGGTCTTTCATCCGAGGTGATCCAGAAATGTTTTAATGGAACTCCAAGCAGGGTTGAGGGTGCAACATTTGAAATGCTTGCTCAGGATGCACTTCAACTACATGAATTGGCTTTTCCAACTAGGGTTCTGCCTCCTGGAAGTGCAGAAGCTGTTGCACTGCCAAATCCTGGAGATTATCATTGGAGAAAAGATGGAGAGGTGCACCTTAATGACCCTCTTGCTATAGCAAAGCTGCAAGAGGCTGCCAGAGCAAACAGTGTAGCTGCATATAAAGAGTACTCCAAGCACATCCAAGAACTAAATAAATCCTGCAACTTGCGGGGGATGTTGAAGTTTAAGGAATCAGAGTTTAACGTTCCCTTGGATGAAGTTGAACCAGCTAGCGAGATCGTGAAGCGCTTTTGTACAGGGGCCATGAGTTATGGCTCAATATCGCTAGAAGCTCATACTACCCTTGCTATCGCCATGAACAGAATAGGGGGGAAATCAAATACTG GTGAGGGAGGTGAGAATCCATCTCGAATGCAGCCTCTTCCAGATGGTTCAATGAATTCTAAGAGGAGTGCAATTAAGCAAGTTGCCAGCGGGAGATTTGGGGTTTCTAGCTTTTACCTTACAAATGCTGATGAGCTACAGATAAAAATGGCTCAG GGTGCGAAGCCAGGTGAAGGAGGTGAACTTCCAGGCCACAAAGTTATAGGAGATATTGCAGTCACTAGAAACTCTACTGCTGGTGTGGGGCTTATCAGTCCTCCCCCCCATCATGATATCTACTCTATTGAAGATCTCGCTCAATTAATTCATGATCTAAAG AACTCTAATCCTGGTGCTCGAATCAGTGTGAAACTGGTGTCTGAAGCTGGTGTGGGAGTTATTGCTAGTGGGGTAGTGAAAGGCCATGCAGACCATGTTTTGATCTCCGGTCATGATGGAGGAACAGGAGCTTCACGTTGGACCGGTATCAAGAATGCTGGGCTACCATGGGAGCTTGGTTTGGCTGAGACTCATCAAACATTAGTTGCAAATGACCTTCGTGGTCGAACTACTCTCCAGACAGATGGCCAACTTAAAACTGGAAGGGATGTGGCTATTGCAGCACTTCTTGGTGCGGAAGAGTTTGGCTTTAGCACTGCTCCTTTGATTACCCTTGGCTGCATTATGATGCGTAAATGCCACAAGAATACATGCCCTGTTGGTATTGCCACCCAAGATCCTGTTCTTCGGGAGAAATTTGCCGGAGAGCCTGAGCATGTCATAAATTTCTTCTTTATGCTAGCCGAGGAGGTGCGTGAAATCATGTCTCAGCTTGGATTCCGAAGCATCAATGAGATGGTTGGTCGTTCAGATATGCTGGAAATCGATAAGGAAGTTATTAAGAACAATGAGAAACTGGAGAACATTGATCTTTCACTACTGCTCAGACCTGCTGCCGATATCCGTCCGGAAGTAGCCCAATTCTGTATCCAAAAGCAGGATCATGGATTGGACTTGGCTTTAGACCAAAAACTTATCTCTCTATCCAAAGCTGCTCTTGAGGAAGGTCTTCCCGTATACATCGAAATGTCAATCCAGAATGTGAATCGTGCTGTTGGAACCATGCTCAGCCACGAAGTCACTAAACGTTACCACATGTCAGGTCTTCCGGCAGATAGAATCCACATCAAGCTCAGTGGGAGTGCTGGACAGAGTCTTGGAGCCTTCCTCTGCCCGGGCATCATGCTTGAACTTGAAGGTGACAGCAATGACTATGTTGGGAAAGGATTATCGGGGGGTAAAATTGTAGTTTACCCTCCGATAGAAAGTACATTTGATCCTAAAGAAAACATTGTGATTGGAAATGTGGCTCTCTATGGTGCAACAAGTGGGGAGGCATATTTCAATGGGATGGCAGCTGAGAGGTTTTGTGTGCGCAATTCAGGAGCTAGGGCAGTTGTAGAAGGTGTTGGTGATCATGGATGTGAGTACATGACAGGTGGTGTTGTTGTTGTGCTTGGAAAAACTGGGAGGAATTTTGCTGCCGGTATGAGTGGTGGGATTGCTTATGTTCTTGATGTTGATGAGAAGTTCCAAACCCGGTGCAATCTTGAGCTGGTAGATCTTGATAAAGTTGAGGATGAAGAGGATATTATGACACTAAGAATGTTGATACAGCAACATCAGCGACACACTGACAGCAAATTAGCTAGGGAAGTCCTTGCTGACTTTGAGAATCTTCTTCCAAAGTTTGTCAAAGTATTCCCAAGGGATTATAAATGGGTTCTTGCAAACATGAAGGCTGAGAAAGCCAATAAAGAAGCAGAGGAACGAGCTGCCAGAGAATCTGAAGAACAAGATGAGGTAGAGTTGATGGAGAAGGATGCTTTTGAAGAGCTCAAGAAGTTGGCAGCTGCATCCTTAAATGGGAATGCAAGTCAG GTGGCACAGGAAGAACTAGTAAAGAGGCCAACCCGGGTTGCTGATGCTGTCAAGCATCGAGGCTTTGTTGCTTATGAGCGGGAGAGCAATTCATACAGGGATCCTAATGCTCGGATTAATGACTGGAAAGAAGTTATGGAAGAGTCAAAACCAGGAGAACTTTTGAAGACCCAATCAGCTCGTTGCATGGACTGTGGAACTCCCTTCTGCCATCAG GATAACTCAGGATGTCCCCTTGGGAATAAGATACCAGAATTCAATGAGTTGGTATACCAAAACAGATGGCGTGAAGCATTGGATCGGCTCTTAGAGACAAATAATTTCCCAGAATTTACTGGCAGAGTTTGCCCAGCACCTTGTGAAGGTTCTTGTGTTCTTGGTATTATTGAGAATCCTGTATCTATCAAAAGCATAGAGTGCTCCATCATAGACAAGGCTTTTGAGGAAGGGTGGATGGTACCTCAACCTCCCCCTGTGAGGACTGG GAAGAGAGTTGCTATTGTGGGTAGTGGACCTGCTGGCTTGGCTGCTGCTGACCAGTTGAACAAAATGGGCCATCTGGTGACGGTGTTTGAGCGTGCTGACAGAATAGGAGGACTCATGATGTATGGGGTTCCCAACATGAAGGCTGATAAGATGGAAGTCGTTCAAAGGCGGGTCAATCTTATGGCTGAGGAAGGTGTCAATTTTGTTGTCAATGCAAGCGTTGGAACAGATCCCTTGTACTCTCTGGAACATCTTCGTGCAGAGAATGATGCCATTGTTTTGGCCTTGGGAGCTACAAAGCCAAG GGATCTTCCTGTTCCAGGACGGGAACTCACTGGAATACATTTTGCCATGGAGTTTCTTCATGCGAATACCAAAAGCTTGCTGGATAGTAACCTCCAGGATAGAAACTACATATCTGCAAAGGGGAAAAGGGTGGTGGTCCTAGGAGGGGGAGACACTGGCACTGACTGCATAGGGACATCAATCCGGCATGGCTGCTCCAGCATCATAAATCTAGAGATTCTCCCTCAACCACCTCAGACCAGGGCTCCGGGCAACCCTTGGCCACAG TGGCCTCGCATTTTCCGTGTCGATTATGGCCATCAGGAAGCAGCTGCAAAGTTTGGGAAAGATCCAAGGACTTTTGAGGTCATGACGAAGCGGTTTGTAGGAGACGATAGTGGGGCTGTGAAAGGACTTGAGGTGGTGCAAGTACGCTGGGAGAAGGATGCCAGTGGGAAGTTTCAGTTTAAGGAAGTTGAGGGCTCTGAGGAAATAATCGAGTCTGATCTCATACTCCTAGCACTGGGTTTCCTCGGTCCTGAGTCG ACAATTGCGGACCAGCTACACTTGGAGCGAGATAACCGTTCAAACTTGAAGTCTGAGTTTGGACAGTTCTCAACTAATGTAGAAGGGGTCTTTGCAGCTGGAGACTGTAGACGTGGACAATCACTGGTGGTATGGGCAATCTCAGAAGGCCGAAAAGCTGCATCCCAGGTCGACAAGTATCTGATGAGAGAGGAAGACATGGACCTCAGCATAGCCACTGACAAGGGAGATGCCATCAATAACAGCAGACTCACCGTGAGGACGTAG
- the LOC122640469 gene encoding glutamate synthase [NADH], amyloplastic-like isoform X3: protein MKAREGLLKCKELALSKNEMKKLLPIVDASSSDSGAFDGVLELLVRAGRSLPEAVMMMIPEAWQNDKTMDPERKALYEYFSALMEPWDGPALISFTDGRYLGATLDRNGLRPGRFYITHSGRVIMASEVGVVDIPPEDVCRKGRLNPGMMLLVDFEKHIVVDDEALKKQYSLAKPYGEWLSRQKIELKDIVDSVPESNRVPPALSGAVPASGHDESMESMGIHGLLAPLKAFGYTVEALEMLLLPMAKDGTEALGSMGNDAPLAVLSNREKLTFEYFKQMFAQVTNPPIDPIREKIVTSMECMIGPEGDLTETTEEQCHRLSLKGPLLSIGEMEAIKKMNYRDWRSKVLDITYSKSCGRRGLEETLDRICLDARNAIKEGYTTLVLSDRAFSPNRVAVSSLLAVGAVHHHLVSKLERTRIGLIVESAEPREVHHFCTLVGFGADAICPYLAIETIWRLQIDGKIPPKANGEFHSKEDLVKKYFKASNYGMMKVLAKMGISTLASYKGAQIFEALGLSSEVIQKCFNGTPSRVEGATFEMLAQDALQLHELAFPTRVLPPGSAEAVALPNPGDYHWRKDGEVHLNDPLAIAKLQEAARANSVAAYKEYSKHIQELNKSCNLRGMLKFKESEFNVPLDEVEPASEIVKRFCTGAMSYGSISLEAHTTLAIAMNRIGGKSNTGEGGENPSRMQPLPDGSMNSKRSAIKQVASGRFGVSSFYLTNADELQIKMAQGAKPGEGGELPGHKVIGDIAVTRNSTAGVGLISPPPHHDIYSIEDLAQLIHDLKNSNPGARISVKLVSEAGVGVIASGVVKGHADHVLISGHDGGTGASRWTGIKNAGLPWELGLAETHQTLVANDLRGRTTLQTDGQLKTGRDVAIAALLGAEEFGFSTAPLITLGCIMMRKCHKNTCPVGIATQDPVLREKFAGEPEHVINFFFMLAEEVREIMSQLGFRSINEMVGRSDMLEIDKEVIKNNEKLENIDLSLLLRPAADIRPEVAQFCIQKQDHGLDLALDQKLISLSKAALEEGLPVYIEMSIQNVNRAVGTMLSHEVTKRYHMSGLPADRIHIKLSGSAGQSLGAFLCPGIMLELEGDSNDYVGKGLSGGKIVVYPPIESTFDPKENIVIGNVALYGATSGEAYFNGMAAERFCVRNSGARAVVEGVGDHGCEYMTGGVVVVLGKTGRNFAAGMSGGIAYVLDVDEKFQTRCNLELVDLDKVEDEEDIMTLRMLIQQHQRHTDSKLAREVLADFENLLPKFVKVFPRDYKWVLANMKAEKANKEAEERAARESEEQDEVELMEKDAFEELKKLAAASLNGNASQVAQEELVKRPTRVADAVKHRGFVAYERESNSYRDPNARINDWKEVMEESKPGELLKTQSARCMDCGTPFCHQDNSGCPLGNKIPEFNELVYQNRWREALDRLLETNNFPEFTGRVCPAPCEGSCVLGIIENPVSIKSIECSIIDKAFEEGWMVPQPPPVRTGKRVAIVGSGPAGLAAADQLNKMGHLVTVFERADRIGGLMMYGVPNMKADKMEVVQRRVNLMAEEGVNFVVNASVGTDPLYSLEHLRAENDAIVLALGATKPRDLPVPGRELTGIHFAMEFLHANTKSLLDSNLQDRNYISAKGKRVVVLGGGDTGTDCIGTSIRHGCSSIINLEILPQPPQTRAPGNPWPQWPRIFRVDYGHQEAAAKFGKDPRTFEVMTKRFVGDDSGAVKGLEVVQVRWEKDASGKFQFKEVEGSEEIIESDLILLALGFLGPESTIADQLHLERDNRSNLKSEFGQFSTNVEGVFAAGDCRRGQSLVVWAISEGRKAASQVDKYLMREEDMDLSIATDKGDAINNSRLTVRT from the exons ATGAAGGCACGTGAAGGTCTTCTTAAGTGCAAGGAGCTTGCATTGTCGAAGAATGAGATGAAGAAGCTTTTACCTATTGTGGATGCTAGCTCGTCTGATTCAG GGGCTTTTGATGGTGTCCTGGAGCTTCTGGTTCGAGCTGGCAGAAGCCTTCCTGAAGCGGTCATGATGATGATCCCTGAAGCATGGCAAAATGACAAGACTATGGATCCTGAGAGGAAGGCCTTGTATGAGTATTTCTCAGCTCTTATGGAGCCATGGGATGGGCCTGCTCTTATTTCAT TTACTGATGGCCGTTATCTTGGAGCCACATTGGATCGAAATGGACTGCGACCTGGTCGCTTTTACATTACTCATAGTGGGCGTGTTATCATGGCAAGTGAAGTGGGTGTTGTGGACATTCCACCTGAAGATGTGTGTCGGAAAGGAAGACTGAACCCTGGAATGATGCTTTTAGTAGATTTTGAGAAGCATATTGTCGTAGATGATGAGGCCCTGAAAAAGcagtattctcttgcaaagccATATGGCGAGTGGCTCAGTAGACAGAAGATAGAACTGAAAGATATAGTTGATTCTGTTCCTGAGTCTAACAGGGTTCCACCAGCACTGTCCGGAGCAGTGCCA GCTTCTGGCCATGATGAGAGCATGGAGAGCATGGGTATTCATGGTCTGTTGGCTCCACTGAAGGCTTTTGG TTACACAGTTGAAGCCTTGGAAATGCTGTTACTTCCCATGGCCAAAGATGGAACTGAGGCCCTTGGCTCAATGGGAAATGATGCTCCTCTGGCTGTTCTGTCAAACAGGGAGAAGCTCACATTTGAGTATTTCAAGCAGATGTTTGCTCAGGTAACGAACCCACCAATCGATCCAATCCGGGAGAAGATAGTCACCTCTATGGAGTGCATGATTGGCCCAGAAGGTGATCTGACAGAGACTACTGAAGAACAGTGCCATCGCCTCTCACTGAAAGGGCCTCTCCTATCCATTGGAGAAATGGAGGCAATAAAAAAGATGAACTACAGAGATTGGCGGAGCAAGGTGCTTGACATTACTTATTCTAAAAGTTGTGGTAGGAGAGGTTTGGAGGAGACATTGGATAGGATCTGCCTTGATGCACGTAATGCGATCAAGGAAGGTTATACCACGCTGGTGCTTTCGGATCGAG CTTTTTCACCAAATCGTGTTGCTGTAAGCTCCCTATTAGCTGTTGGTGCTGTCCATCACCATTTAGTCTCAAAACTTGAGCGAACTCGAATCGGTTTAATAGTTGAATCTGCTGAGCCACGTGAAGTGCACCACTTCTGTACCCTGGTTGGATTTGGTGCTGATGCTATATGCCCATACTTGGCCATAGAAACCATTTGGAGACTGCAGATTGATGGGAAGATCCCGCCTAAAGCAAATGGTGAGTTCCACTCTAAGGAGGACctggtgaagaaatactttaaagCAAGCAACTATGGAATGATGAAGGTTCTTGCGAAAATGGGAATATCGACTTTGGCCTCTTATAAGGGTGCTCAGATTTTTGAGGCTCTAGGTCTTTCATCCGAGGTGATCCAGAAATGTTTTAATGGAACTCCAAGCAGGGTTGAGGGTGCAACATTTGAAATGCTTGCTCAGGATGCACTTCAACTACATGAATTGGCTTTTCCAACTAGGGTTCTGCCTCCTGGAAGTGCAGAAGCTGTTGCACTGCCAAATCCTGGAGATTATCATTGGAGAAAAGATGGAGAGGTGCACCTTAATGACCCTCTTGCTATAGCAAAGCTGCAAGAGGCTGCCAGAGCAAACAGTGTAGCTGCATATAAAGAGTACTCCAAGCACATCCAAGAACTAAATAAATCCTGCAACTTGCGGGGGATGTTGAAGTTTAAGGAATCAGAGTTTAACGTTCCCTTGGATGAAGTTGAACCAGCTAGCGAGATCGTGAAGCGCTTTTGTACAGGGGCCATGAGTTATGGCTCAATATCGCTAGAAGCTCATACTACCCTTGCTATCGCCATGAACAGAATAGGGGGGAAATCAAATACTG GTGAGGGAGGTGAGAATCCATCTCGAATGCAGCCTCTTCCAGATGGTTCAATGAATTCTAAGAGGAGTGCAATTAAGCAAGTTGCCAGCGGGAGATTTGGGGTTTCTAGCTTTTACCTTACAAATGCTGATGAGCTACAGATAAAAATGGCTCAG GGTGCGAAGCCAGGTGAAGGAGGTGAACTTCCAGGCCACAAAGTTATAGGAGATATTGCAGTCACTAGAAACTCTACTGCTGGTGTGGGGCTTATCAGTCCTCCCCCCCATCATGATATCTACTCTATTGAAGATCTCGCTCAATTAATTCATGATCTAAAG AACTCTAATCCTGGTGCTCGAATCAGTGTGAAACTGGTGTCTGAAGCTGGTGTGGGAGTTATTGCTAGTGGGGTAGTGAAAGGCCATGCAGACCATGTTTTGATCTCCGGTCATGATGGAGGAACAGGAGCTTCACGTTGGACCGGTATCAAGAATGCTGGGCTACCATGGGAGCTTGGTTTGGCTGAGACTCATCAAACATTAGTTGCAAATGACCTTCGTGGTCGAACTACTCTCCAGACAGATGGCCAACTTAAAACTGGAAGGGATGTGGCTATTGCAGCACTTCTTGGTGCGGAAGAGTTTGGCTTTAGCACTGCTCCTTTGATTACCCTTGGCTGCATTATGATGCGTAAATGCCACAAGAATACATGCCCTGTTGGTATTGCCACCCAAGATCCTGTTCTTCGGGAGAAATTTGCCGGAGAGCCTGAGCATGTCATAAATTTCTTCTTTATGCTAGCCGAGGAGGTGCGTGAAATCATGTCTCAGCTTGGATTCCGAAGCATCAATGAGATGGTTGGTCGTTCAGATATGCTGGAAATCGATAAGGAAGTTATTAAGAACAATGAGAAACTGGAGAACATTGATCTTTCACTACTGCTCAGACCTGCTGCCGATATCCGTCCGGAAGTAGCCCAATTCTGTATCCAAAAGCAGGATCATGGATTGGACTTGGCTTTAGACCAAAAACTTATCTCTCTATCCAAAGCTGCTCTTGAGGAAGGTCTTCCCGTATACATCGAAATGTCAATCCAGAATGTGAATCGTGCTGTTGGAACCATGCTCAGCCACGAAGTCACTAAACGTTACCACATGTCAGGTCTTCCGGCAGATAGAATCCACATCAAGCTCAGTGGGAGTGCTGGACAGAGTCTTGGAGCCTTCCTCTGCCCGGGCATCATGCTTGAACTTGAAGGTGACAGCAATGACTATGTTGGGAAAGGATTATCGGGGGGTAAAATTGTAGTTTACCCTCCGATAGAAAGTACATTTGATCCTAAAGAAAACATTGTGATTGGAAATGTGGCTCTCTATGGTGCAACAAGTGGGGAGGCATATTTCAATGGGATGGCAGCTGAGAGGTTTTGTGTGCGCAATTCAGGAGCTAGGGCAGTTGTAGAAGGTGTTGGTGATCATGGATGTGAGTACATGACAGGTGGTGTTGTTGTTGTGCTTGGAAAAACTGGGAGGAATTTTGCTGCCGGTATGAGTGGTGGGATTGCTTATGTTCTTGATGTTGATGAGAAGTTCCAAACCCGGTGCAATCTTGAGCTGGTAGATCTTGATAAAGTTGAGGATGAAGAGGATATTATGACACTAAGAATGTTGATACAGCAACATCAGCGACACACTGACAGCAAATTAGCTAGGGAAGTCCTTGCTGACTTTGAGAATCTTCTTCCAAAGTTTGTCAAAGTATTCCCAAGGGATTATAAATGGGTTCTTGCAAACATGAAGGCTGAGAAAGCCAATAAAGAAGCAGAGGAACGAGCTGCCAGAGAATCTGAAGAACAAGATGAGGTAGAGTTGATGGAGAAGGATGCTTTTGAAGAGCTCAAGAAGTTGGCAGCTGCATCCTTAAATGGGAATGCAAGTCAG GTGGCACAGGAAGAACTAGTAAAGAGGCCAACCCGGGTTGCTGATGCTGTCAAGCATCGAGGCTTTGTTGCTTATGAGCGGGAGAGCAATTCATACAGGGATCCTAATGCTCGGATTAATGACTGGAAAGAAGTTATGGAAGAGTCAAAACCAGGAGAACTTTTGAAGACCCAATCAGCTCGTTGCATGGACTGTGGAACTCCCTTCTGCCATCAG GATAACTCAGGATGTCCCCTTGGGAATAAGATACCAGAATTCAATGAGTTGGTATACCAAAACAGATGGCGTGAAGCATTGGATCGGCTCTTAGAGACAAATAATTTCCCAGAATTTACTGGCAGAGTTTGCCCAGCACCTTGTGAAGGTTCTTGTGTTCTTGGTATTATTGAGAATCCTGTATCTATCAAAAGCATAGAGTGCTCCATCATAGACAAGGCTTTTGAGGAAGGGTGGATGGTACCTCAACCTCCCCCTGTGAGGACTGG GAAGAGAGTTGCTATTGTGGGTAGTGGACCTGCTGGCTTGGCTGCTGCTGACCAGTTGAACAAAATGGGCCATCTGGTGACGGTGTTTGAGCGTGCTGACAGAATAGGAGGACTCATGATGTATGGGGTTCCCAACATGAAGGCTGATAAGATGGAAGTCGTTCAAAGGCGGGTCAATCTTATGGCTGAGGAAGGTGTCAATTTTGTTGTCAATGCAAGCGTTGGAACAGATCCCTTGTACTCTCTGGAACATCTTCGTGCAGAGAATGATGCCATTGTTTTGGCCTTGGGAGCTACAAAGCCAAG GGATCTTCCTGTTCCAGGACGGGAACTCACTGGAATACATTTTGCCATGGAGTTTCTTCATGCGAATACCAAAAGCTTGCTGGATAGTAACCTCCAGGATAGAAACTACATATCTGCAAAGGGGAAAAGGGTGGTGGTCCTAGGAGGGGGAGACACTGGCACTGACTGCATAGGGACATCAATCCGGCATGGCTGCTCCAGCATCATAAATCTAGAGATTCTCCCTCAACCACCTCAGACCAGGGCTCCGGGCAACCCTTGGCCACAG TGGCCTCGCATTTTCCGTGTCGATTATGGCCATCAGGAAGCAGCTGCAAAGTTTGGGAAAGATCCAAGGACTTTTGAGGTCATGACGAAGCGGTTTGTAGGAGACGATAGTGGGGCTGTGAAAGGACTTGAGGTGGTGCAAGTACGCTGGGAGAAGGATGCCAGTGGGAAGTTTCAGTTTAAGGAAGTTGAGGGCTCTGAGGAAATAATCGAGTCTGATCTCATACTCCTAGCACTGGGTTTCCTCGGTCCTGAGTCG ACAATTGCGGACCAGCTACACTTGGAGCGAGATAACCGTTCAAACTTGAAGTCTGAGTTTGGACAGTTCTCAACTAATGTAGAAGGGGTCTTTGCAGCTGGAGACTGTAGACGTGGACAATCACTGGTGGTATGGGCAATCTCAGAAGGCCGAAAAGCTGCATCCCAGGTCGACAAGTATCTGATGAGAGAGGAAGACATGGACCTCAGCATAGCCACTGACAAGGGAGATGCCATCAATAACAGCAGACTCACCGTGAGGACGTAG